A single genomic interval of Lathyrus oleraceus cultivar Zhongwan6 chromosome 7, CAAS_Psat_ZW6_1.0, whole genome shotgun sequence harbors:
- the LOC127100522 gene encoding ATP-dependent DNA helicase RRM3-like, whose product MKRGRSNMKRENNQQGGVFFLYGYGGTGKTYMWRTLASYIRSKKQICLTVASSGITSLLLPGGRTAHSMFKIPIPTMESSTCNIDKGSDGAELLKMAKLIIWDEAPMAHKFCFEAFDKTLKDIMGRSNCSDKLFGGKVIVFGGDFRQILPVVPRGSRSDIIHSTINSPYIWDHCIVLKLTKNMRLQQADNTSSTSELELFSNWILKVGDGKLEEPNDGYTDIPIPNDFLISNHDDPLEAIVSETYPNFLNNYKNLEFLQSRAILVGTIETVDIINQYVLGFIPGEEKEYLSSDSVDTFDGEGNEAFDVLTPEFLNTLTTSGLPNHKIKLKIGTPIMLLRNIDQPEGLCNGIRLIVTRLANHVIEAKIISGKNIGGVIYIPRMDMTPTQSPWPFKMTRRQFPITICYAMTINKSQGQSLDYVGLYLPRSVFSHGQLYVAISRVKSKKWLKILIHDKDNHPLNSTTNVVFKEVFENL is encoded by the exons ATGAAAAGAGGGAGAAGTAATATGAAACG GGAAAACAATCAACAAGGAGGCGTATTTTTTTTGTATGGATACGGTGGCACAGGGAAAACCTACATGTGGAGAACTCTAGCTTCCTACATAAGATCAAAGAAACAAATTTGTTTAACTGTTGCTTCATCGGGCATAACTTCACTACTACTTCCAGGAGGTCGAACGGCTCATTCAATGTTCAAGATTCCAATACCTACAATGGAGTCTTCTACATGTAATATCGACAAAGGTAGTGATGGTGCAGAGCTACTAAAAATGGCAAAGTTGATAATTTGGGATGAAGCTCCAATGGCACacaaattttgttttgaagcgtttgataaaacccttaaagaCATAATGGGGCGTTCCAATTGTTCTGACAAATTATTCGGAGGGAAAGTAATTGTATTTGGTGGAGATTTTCGGCAAATATTACCAGTTGTACCAAGGGGCAGCCGTTCAGATATAATACATTCTACAATAAATTCACCATACATCTGGGATCATTGTATTGTGTTGAAGCTTACAAAGAACATGCGACTCCAACAAGCCGACAATACTTCAAGTACATCTGAATTAGAATTGTTTTCTAATTGGATATTAAAAGTTGGCGATGGGAAATTGGAAGAACCTAACGATGGTTACACGGATATTCCTATTCCAAATGATTTCTTAATTTCTAACCATGATGATCCACTAGAAGCCATTGTTAGTGAAACATATCCGAATTTTCTTAACAATTACAAGAATCTAGAATTTTTGCAATCAAGAGCTATATTGGTAGGAACAATTGAAACGGTTGACATCATAAATCAATACGTTTTGGGATTCATACCAG GTGAAGAAAAGGAATATTTAAGTTCAGATTCTGTAGACACTTTTGACGGTGAAGGAAATGAAGCTTTTGATGTTTTGACCCCGGAATTTTTGAATACACTTACAACTTCCGGTCTACCTAACCACAAGATTAAATTGAAGATTGGGACCCCTATTATGTTGCTTCGAAACATTGATCAACCTGAAGGTCTCTGCAATGGAATAAGGCTTATAGTTACAAGATTGGCAAACCACGTTATCGAGGCAAAGATTATATCTGGAAAGAATATTGGAGGGGTTATCTATATTCCAAGAATGGATATGACTCCAACACAATCTCCGTGGCCATTCAAAATGACTAGAAGGCAATTTCCCATAACTATATGTTATGCTATGACAATTAACAAATCTCAAGGTCAGTCATTGGATTATGTTGGATTGTATTTGCCTAGAAGTGTATTTAGTCATGGTCAACTATATGTTGCAATATCAAGGGTCAAAAGCAAAAAATGGCTTAAGATATTAATCCATGACAAGGATAACCATCCATTGAATTCTACAACAAACGTCGTGttcaaagaagtttttgaaaacttATAG
- the LOC127108390 gene encoding actin-interacting protein 1-2 yields MSHPELSETYACTPSTERGRGILISGDSKSNSILYTNARSVVMMNLQNPLQVSVYGEHAYPATVARFSPNGEWVASADVSGTVRIWGTRNEFVLKKEFRVLSGRIDDLQWSSDGIRIVACGDAKGNSFVRAFMWDSGTNVGEFDGHSRRVLSCAYKPTRPFRIVTCGEDFLVNFYEGPPFRFKQSHRDHSNFVNCVRYSPDGNKFLTVSSDKKGIIFDGKTGEKIGELSSEGGHTGSIYAVSWSPDGKQVLTVSADKSAKVWDISEDNNGKVKKTLKSPVSGGIEDMLVGCLWLNDYLVTVSLGGTISIYLASDLDKAPTSFSGHMKNVSSLTILRSNPRVLLSCSYDGLVVKWIQGIGYSGKLQRKENSQIKSLAAAEEEIVTSGFDNKIRRISLHGDQCGDAEAIDIGTQPKDFSIALSSPELVLVSIDSGVVMLRGTKVVSTINLEFTVSASIVSPDGSEAIIGGQDGKLHIYSISGDTLVEEAVLEKHRGAVSVIRYSPDFSMFASGDVNREAVVWDRASRDVKLKNMLYHTARINCLAWSPDSSRIATGSLDTCVIVYEIDQPVSSRSTIKGAHLGGVYGLVFTDEYSLVSSGEDAFIRVWKITPP; encoded by the exons atgAGCCACCCGGAGTTATCGGAGACTTACGCCTGCACGCCGTCCACCGAGCGTGGCCGAGGAATTCTCATCTCCGGCGACTCCAAGTCCAACTCCATCCTCTACACCAATGCTAGATCGGTTGTCATGATGAACCTCCAAAACCCCCTTCAAGTCTCCGTATACGGCGAGCACGCTTACCCTGCCACCGTCGCCCGATTCTCCCCCAACGGCGAATGGGTTGCATCTGCTGACGTGTCAGGCACGGTCAGGATCTGGGGAACCCGCAACGAGTTTGTTTTGAAGAAGGAGTTTCGTGTCTTATCAGGTCGGATCGATGATCTTCAGTGGTCATCTGATGGTATCAGAATCGTAGCTTGCGGTGATGCTAAAGGAAACTCCTTTGTTCGCGCTTTTAT GTGGGATTCTGGGACTAATGTTGGTGAATTTGACGGACACTCAAGGCGAGTTTTGAGTTGTGCATATAAACCCACACGGCCTTTTCGAATTGTCACCTGTGGAGAGGATTTTCTTGTGAATTTTTATGAAGGACCACCATTTAGATTTAAGCAATCTCACAG GGATCATTCAAATTTTGTCAATTGTGTAAGATATTCTCCAGATGGCAATAAATTTTTAACGGTAAGTTCTGACAAAAAGGGTATCATATTCGATGGAAAGACTGGAGAGAAGATTGGGGAGTTGTCTTCAGAAGGTGGCCATACTGGCAGTATTTATGCTGTTAGTTGGAGTCCTGATGGAAAACAA GTGCTGACCGTATCTGCTGACAAGTCTGCAAAAGTGTGGGACATATCTGAGGATAACAATGGGAAGGTGAAGAAAACATTGAAATCTCCTGTCTCTGGCGGAATCGAAGACATGCTAGTAGGGTGCCTATGGTTGAACGATTATCTTGTCACAGTTTCTCTTGGTGGGACGATATCTATTTATTTAGCAAGTGATCTTGATAAAGCCCCAACATCATTTTCAGGACACATGAAAAATGTTTCCTCCTTAACCATTCTTAGAAGTAACCCTAGAGTGCTCCTCTCTTGTAGTTATGATGGCTTAGTAGTTAAGTGGATTCAAGGGATTGGATATAGTGGTAAATTACAAAGGAAGGAGAACTCTCAAATCAAATCCTTAGCAGCTGCAGAAGAAGAGATTGTTACATCTGGGTTTGATAATAAG ATACGGAGGATTTCTTTACATGGGGATCAGTGCGGAGATGCTGAAGCCATTGATATCGGAACTCAACCAAAGGATTTTAGCATTGCACTTTCATCTCCCGAACTGGTTCTAGTTTCAATTGATTCAGGAGTTGTCATGCTGCGCGGCACAAAAGTCGTGTCAACCATTAATCTTGAATTTACTGTTTCGGCATCCATTGTCTCTCCCGATGGAAGTGAAGCCATTATTGGTGGGCAGGATGGTAAACTGCACATATATTCTATTTCTGGTGATACACTGGTTGAAGAGGCTGTTCTTGAGAAACATAGGGGTGCTGTTAGTGTTATAAGGTATTCTCCAGATTTTTCAATGTTTGCATCAGGGGATGTCAATCGAGAAGCTGTTGTTTGGGACCGTGCCTCCCGAGAT GTGAAGCTCAAGAACATGCTGTACCATACTGCACGGATAAACTGTCTTGCTTGGTCCCCTGATAGCAGTAGGATTGCTACAGGATCACTTGACACATGTGTTATTGTATATGAAATTGACCAACCTGTGTCCAGTAGAAGTACCATAAAGGGTGCTCATTTAGGCGGAGTTTATGGATTAGTATTCACTGATGAGTATAGTTTGGTTAGCTCAGGCGAGGATGCATTTATCCGTGTCTGGAAGATAACCCCTCCCTGA
- the LOC127105052 gene encoding alpha-dioxygenase 2 produces MAPFIHPQLQSLVAKMTLFDTILFYVIHFVDKVLLWHRLPVLLGLAYLGLRRRLHYRYNLLHVGGENGVNYDNQHYAYRTAAGTCNDPDDDLVGSQGTCFGRNMPPTTLNYGLLDPHPAVVASKLLARKSFVDSGDQFNMIACSWIQFMIHDWIDHLEDTEQVELSVPDEGFTSGCPLKTFKFFKTKKFQTGSSQTKYGFQNTRTPWWDGSVIYGNNEKGMSRVRTLREGKLKISEDGLLEHDEKGIPVSGDVRNTWAGYSLLQALFIKEHNAVCDMLKKHYPDFDDEQLYRYARLVTSAVIAKIHTIDWTVELLKTDILRASMRINWYGLFGKKVKDLFGNVFGPELSGLVGLKKPRDHGVPYSLTEEFTSVYRMHTLLPEEIVLRKLKPATGANKSLPIHERVPMEDLIGKQGEKRLSKIGMEQMLVSMGHQSCGAVALWNFPSWLRNLISHDIDGEERPDPVDMATMEVYRDRERGVPRYNEFRRNLLMIPISKWEDLTDDVEIIEALKEIYDNDVEKLDLIIGLHAEKKIKGFAISETAFFIFVIMASRRLEADRFFTTNFNAKTYTNEGLEWVNKTESLKDVIDRHFPEMTENMMTSSSAFSVWDAKPDPKKLLPIYLR; encoded by the exons ATGGCACCATTCATTCATCCTCAGCTCCAATCTCTTGTCGCCAAAATGACTCTCTTTGACACCATACTCTTCTAT GTGATACATTTTGTGGACAAGGTTTTGTTGTGGCATAGGCTTCCAGTGTTGTTGGGGTTAGCATATTTGGGACTTAGGAGACGTTTACACTACCGTTACAATCTGTTACATGTTGGAGGAGAGAATGGTGTTAACTATGATAACCAACACTATGCGTATCGGACTGCGGCGGGTACCTGTAACGACCCCGACGATGATTTGGTTGGCAGTCAGGGAACTTGTTTCGGTCGGAATATGCCTCCGACCACGTTAAATTATGGG CTGCTTGATCCTCATCCTGCTGTAGTGGCATCAAAGCTTCTAGCAAGGAAGAGTTTCGTCGACTCGGGGGATCAATTCAATATGATAGCTTGTTCATGGATACAGTTCATGATTCATGATTGGATTGATCATTTGGAGGACACTGAACAG GTGGAACTCAGTGTTCCGGATGAAGGTTTCACAAGTGGCTGTCCTTTGAAGACTTTCAAGTTTTTCAAGACTAAGAAATTCCAAACCGGCTCTTCGCAGACCAAGTATGGCTTCCAAAACACCAGGACTCCGTGGTG GGATGGAAGTGTGATATATGGGAACAATGAGAAGGGAATGAGTAGAGTGAGAACATTGAGAGAGGGAAAGCTGAAGATATCGGAAGACGGACTTCTTGAGCATGACGAGAAGGGTATTCCTGTGTCGGGTGATGTTCGAAATACATGGGCAGGTTATTCCCTTCTGCAGGCTTTGTTTATCAAAGAGCACAATGCAGTATGTGACATGCTAAAA AAACACTATCCCGATTTTGATGACGAGCAACTCTATAGGTATGCAAGATTGGTGACTTCAGCAGTCATTGCGAAAATCCATACAATTGATTGGACTGTAGAGCTCTTAAAAACCGATATTCTTCGTGCGTCGATGCGGATAAACTG GTACGGGCTTTTTGGGAAGAAAGTCAAAGACTTATTCGGAAACGTTTTCGGACCAGAACTTAGTGGATTAGTCGGTCTTAAGAAGCCGCGAGATCATGGAGTTCCGTATTCACTTACTGAAGAATTCACAAGTGTTTACAGAATGCACACGCTCCTACCTGAGGAGATTGTTCTTCGAAAACTCAAGCCTGCCACTGGCGCGAACAAATCTCTTCCAATACATGAAAG GGTGCCAATGGAAGATTTGATAGGAAAACAAGGGGAAAAAAGGCTGTCAAAAATAGGAATGGAGCAAATGTTAGTATCCATGGGGCATCAATCATGCGGTGCAGTTGCTTTATGGAACTTTCCTTCATGGCTAAGAAACCTCATTTCACATGATATTGATGGAGAAGAAAGACCTGATCCAGTTGACATGGCTACTATGGAAG TTTATAGAGATAGAGAAAGGGGAGTACCGAGGTATAATGAGTTCAGAAGAAACTTACTGATGATCCCGATTAGCAAGTGGGAAGATTTAACCGATGATGTAGAGATCATTGAAGCTCTCAAAGAGATATATGACAATGATGTTGAGAAGCTGGACTTGATTATCGGTCTTCATGCCGAGAAGAAGATAAAAGGGTTTGCTATAAGTGAAACCGCTTTCTTTATCTTTGTGATCATGGCTTCAAG GAGGCTAGAAGCTGATCGTTTCTTCACGACAAATTTCAACGCGAAAACATACACAAATGAAGGGCTTGAATGGGTGAACAAAACAGAAAGTTTGAAGGATGTTATTGATAGGCACTTTCCTGAAATGACTGAAAATATGATGACAAGCTCAAGTGCATTTTCTGTGTGGGATGCAAAGCCAGATCCTAAGAAATTGTTACCTATATATTTGAGATAA